The Pseudodesulfovibrio sp. zrk46 genome contains a region encoding:
- a CDS encoding SurA N-terminal domain-containing protein, translating into MFRNMTLTVWALVLLMPMTAMAEEVVFDRIVAKINDEIITQYDLEEEMKPIYAQIGNRQLNDREKDQLAKLRKQTLERMVNDALLAQEIEKYGVVVSDDVIDKEIEKVKEERGLTDDEFLEMLKKDGVNLSEFRQKLKLIIEKQELLGYMVHSKVLVTDSEIEAEYKARRDDYVLEKLVSLAIIMLPSDVAPLEVKKRIEDGEMTFAEAAAKYSIGPNKDEGGSIGEVEWGDLADDWKDSIEGVSEGGVSSPVTVQGKESLLSPVKIVEDRLVPLEEVRDDLFKQLTEEKRNKIFEEYFDKLKQSSVIEYMD; encoded by the coding sequence GTGTTCCGAAATATGACTTTGACTGTGTGGGCATTGGTCTTGCTTATGCCTATGACAGCCATGGCCGAAGAAGTGGTGTTTGATAGAATCGTTGCTAAGATTAACGATGAAATCATCACTCAGTACGACCTGGAAGAAGAAATGAAGCCCATCTATGCTCAGATCGGGAATCGTCAACTGAACGATAGAGAGAAAGACCAGTTGGCCAAGCTGCGCAAGCAGACATTGGAGCGCATGGTAAACGATGCTCTTTTAGCTCAGGAAATTGAGAAGTACGGAGTCGTTGTTTCTGATGACGTGATTGACAAGGAAATAGAAAAGGTAAAAGAAGAACGTGGGCTTACGGATGATGAGTTTCTTGAAATGCTCAAGAAAGATGGGGTGAACCTGTCTGAGTTTCGTCAGAAACTCAAGTTGATCATCGAGAAGCAAGAGCTTCTTGGATACATGGTACATAGTAAGGTTTTGGTAACTGATAGCGAGATTGAGGCTGAGTATAAGGCCCGTCGTGATGACTATGTGTTGGAGAAGCTGGTATCGTTGGCGATCATTATGCTTCCGTCTGATGTTGCTCCTCTTGAGGTGAAAAAGCGTATAGAAGATGGCGAGATGACTTTTGCCGAAGCCGCTGCCAAATATAGCATTGGACCGAATAAGGATGAAGGTGGTTCTATCGGTGAGGTTGAATGGGGGGATTTGGCTGACGACTGGAAGGATTCCATCGAAGGTGTTTCCGAGGGAGGAGTCTCTTCTCCTGTTACAGTTCAAGGCAAAGAGTCTCTTCTCTCGCCTGTTAAAATCGTCGAAGATCGTCTGGTCCCTCTGGAAGAAGTGCGAGATGATCTGTTTAAACAGTTGACCGAAGAGAAGCGTAATAAGATTTTCGAAGAGTATTTTGATAAGTTGAAGCAGAGTTCGGTTATCGAGTACATGGACTAG
- the mfd gene encoding transcription-repair coupling factor — MSSIFPGAINDFIEGKTNSVRVFKSGPATQAFVANSLLAHGHNAVIVVPGAAEFKQMRALLQLFSKRKSNPETPVWEQDWIGLPPYLSRRPDANAWSERWAALYGMTYGSKPCGVLMTADNLLPHWPSVDVLRENWVTLSKGEEMSPDILLDQLVSWGYVRRKLVSEPGDMAMRGDILDIHAPGYSQPLRLEFFGDMLEEIRLFDSATQRSKADLAEVVLLPVSPGVTTDSYADDARVVWSKLRKTGEISATEEHSLIDRLENNDGFVWPGIYYANPVGVETYFPKKSVFLLSSGGALRARLEDQGQAWRDYVDEEARQKGVRWPFRFFCRTYDTARQVWRENRQIVFEELTIGSERNGIDLSETPYSDFTDLFWKPDATRRPWSALMGGLKEWGRSSFQTILSFRTERSRKKFLSLAEQEQLPLNLDYSPTKRGLFAVVSPLRKGMELGWSQTRILGEEVLQPEPPKVHAGHDKAFKGLERYEDLNEGDLLVHRDYGLAQFGGLHSMKLGDASNDYLLLFFSGDDKLYLPVDRLNLVQRFKGPEGAKQPSLDKLGGTRWAKTTARVRKAIEKIAHDLVEMYAFRRIAKGFSYGPLDDMYSEFEATFGFEETPDQDKAVKDVFRDMEKPEPMDRLVCGDVGFGKTEVALRAAFRAALEGLQTALLCPTTVLAEQHYQTFQKRMEGFPVRIGLLSRFVTRKRQKTILEAAARGEIDILIGTHRILSKDVELPNLGLLILDEEQRFGVKHKEKLKQFRQNIDVLTLTATPIPRTLQLSLSGIRGLSVIETPPEDRKPVETAIAERDDLELKAILRRELDRGGQVYWVYNRVNGLERVAEYVRRLAPDAKVGMAHGKMTEKVLEETMRGFWHGELDVLVCTSIVESGLDFPNANTLIVDQAQLFGLGQLYQLRGRVGRSDRQAYAYFVVPHIDDISEIVRKRLRIILDMDYLGAGFKIAMEDLRLRGAGNILGEAQSGQIAKIGLDLFLEMLEEEVRRVRGEEALRASEPELNFVFEAHIPGGFIPDAKERLRFYKLLSAAKDELSLRELEAEIKDRFGHLPEELETFLGVLRIKQSLSLLQVDRAELYPGRVVISWGDNVMPVKPERLIGWVNDRADYAKVLPPAKLELRFKDPESMRLALENTAEELSMLLESANTKLQ; from the coding sequence ATGTCATCCATATTTCCCGGCGCTATAAACGATTTTATTGAGGGCAAGACCAATTCGGTCCGTGTTTTTAAGAGTGGACCTGCTACTCAGGCTTTTGTCGCTAATTCTCTGTTAGCGCATGGGCATAATGCTGTTATTGTAGTACCTGGGGCGGCCGAATTTAAGCAAATGCGGGCGCTTCTACAGCTTTTTTCCAAAAGAAAATCTAACCCAGAGACACCTGTATGGGAGCAAGATTGGATTGGTTTGCCTCCTTATCTTTCACGCAGGCCTGATGCGAATGCTTGGAGTGAGCGGTGGGCTGCACTATATGGGATGACCTACGGTAGTAAGCCTTGTGGCGTGCTTATGACTGCTGACAATTTGCTGCCCCATTGGCCTAGTGTTGATGTTCTTCGAGAAAACTGGGTTACCTTGTCAAAAGGCGAGGAGATGTCTCCGGATATCCTCCTTGATCAACTTGTTTCTTGGGGCTATGTGCGCCGCAAGTTGGTTTCTGAACCGGGCGATATGGCTATGCGAGGAGACATCCTTGATATACATGCTCCAGGCTATTCGCAGCCACTTCGTTTAGAGTTTTTTGGAGATATGCTGGAGGAAATTCGTCTTTTTGATTCAGCGACACAGCGCTCAAAGGCAGATTTGGCGGAAGTTGTGTTACTGCCTGTCTCTCCAGGTGTCACTACAGATTCTTATGCAGACGACGCTCGTGTGGTTTGGAGTAAACTGCGTAAGACCGGTGAAATCTCTGCTACAGAAGAGCACTCTCTGATAGATCGTCTTGAAAATAATGACGGGTTCGTGTGGCCAGGTATATATTACGCGAATCCTGTAGGTGTAGAGACCTATTTCCCTAAAAAATCGGTGTTTTTACTGTCCTCTGGTGGAGCTTTGCGGGCGCGATTAGAGGATCAGGGGCAGGCTTGGCGTGACTACGTTGACGAAGAAGCCCGGCAAAAAGGTGTTCGTTGGCCTTTTAGGTTTTTCTGTCGTACTTATGACACGGCTCGACAGGTTTGGCGAGAAAATCGTCAGATCGTATTTGAAGAACTTACTATAGGTAGTGAGCGGAACGGCATTGATCTGTCTGAGACGCCTTATAGTGATTTTACAGATCTGTTCTGGAAGCCAGATGCAACGCGTCGCCCGTGGTCTGCACTTATGGGTGGTTTAAAAGAATGGGGACGATCTTCTTTTCAAACCATTCTGAGCTTTAGGACTGAACGATCGCGTAAAAAGTTTTTGTCTCTTGCAGAACAAGAGCAGTTGCCGCTCAATCTTGATTACTCTCCCACAAAGCGTGGTTTGTTCGCTGTCGTTTCTCCTTTGCGTAAGGGGATGGAGCTTGGGTGGAGCCAGACTCGTATTTTGGGTGAGGAAGTTCTTCAACCCGAGCCACCAAAGGTTCATGCTGGTCACGATAAGGCATTTAAAGGCTTGGAGCGGTATGAAGACCTCAATGAAGGGGACTTGTTGGTCCATCGTGATTATGGTCTAGCTCAGTTTGGCGGATTGCACTCCATGAAGTTGGGAGATGCTTCCAATGACTATTTGCTGCTTTTCTTTTCTGGTGACGATAAACTGTATCTTCCTGTGGATCGGCTTAATTTGGTTCAGCGTTTCAAAGGGCCTGAGGGAGCTAAACAGCCATCTTTGGACAAATTGGGTGGCACACGATGGGCTAAGACCACTGCTCGTGTGCGAAAGGCTATTGAAAAAATAGCTCATGATCTTGTAGAAATGTATGCTTTTCGGCGAATTGCCAAGGGGTTCAGTTACGGACCTCTGGATGACATGTATTCCGAATTTGAGGCTACTTTCGGTTTTGAGGAGACGCCTGATCAAGATAAAGCAGTGAAGGATGTTTTCCGTGACATGGAAAAGCCAGAGCCTATGGATCGACTAGTCTGTGGGGATGTTGGCTTTGGTAAAACAGAAGTTGCCTTACGTGCTGCCTTTAGAGCTGCCTTGGAAGGACTTCAAACTGCGTTGCTTTGTCCCACAACAGTGTTAGCTGAGCAGCATTACCAAACTTTTCAAAAGCGCATGGAAGGTTTTCCTGTGCGCATTGGTTTGCTGAGCCGATTTGTTACCCGGAAACGTCAGAAGACTATTCTTGAGGCTGCCGCTCGAGGAGAAATAGATATATTGATTGGTACTCATCGCATCTTATCTAAAGATGTTGAGTTGCCTAACCTTGGTTTATTGATACTGGATGAAGAACAACGTTTCGGTGTTAAACATAAAGAAAAGCTTAAGCAGTTTAGGCAAAATATTGATGTTTTGACTCTGACAGCTACACCCATTCCACGCACCTTGCAGTTGTCTTTGTCCGGCATCCGTGGGCTCTCCGTTATTGAAACGCCGCCTGAAGATCGCAAGCCCGTGGAAACTGCCATCGCCGAAAGAGATGATTTGGAACTTAAGGCTATTCTACGTCGTGAATTAGATCGTGGTGGACAGGTTTATTGGGTATATAACCGCGTGAATGGTTTGGAGAGGGTTGCCGAATATGTGCGGAGACTTGCACCTGATGCCAAAGTGGGGATGGCTCATGGTAAGATGACCGAAAAGGTTCTTGAAGAAACTATGCGCGGTTTTTGGCATGGGGAACTGGATGTGCTCGTCTGTACTTCTATAGTCGAATCGGGTTTAGATTTCCCTAATGCGAATACTTTGATTGTGGACCAAGCTCAGCTTTTTGGTTTAGGGCAACTTTATCAGCTTCGTGGTCGAGTTGGGCGTTCAGATCGACAGGCGTACGCATATTTTGTAGTGCCGCATATAGATGATATTTCAGAAATTGTTCGCAAACGCTTGCGCATCATTCTGGACATGGATTATTTGGGTGCAGGATTTAAGATCGCAATGGAGGATTTGCGTCTTCGTGGTGCAGGGAATATTCTTGGTGAGGCGCAGTCCGGACAAATCGCTAAAATTGGTTTGGATCTTTTTCTCGAAATGCTCGAAGAAGAAGTGCGGAGAGTACGAGGCGAAGAGGCCTTGCGTGCATCTGAGCCAGAATTGAATTTTGTTTTCGAAGCACACATCCCTGGCGGTTTCATTCCTGATGCAAAAGAACGTCTGAGGTTTTATAAATTACTTTCAGCTGCTAAAGACGAGCTTTCTTTGCGTGAGCTAGAGGCCGAGATTAAGGATCGCTTCGGGCATTTGCCAGAGGAATTGGAGACCTTCTTGGGTGTTTTGCGTATAAAGCAAAGTCTTTCACTTCTTCAGGTAGATAGGGCGGAACTTTATCCTGGACGTGTGGTGATTTCTTGGGGAGACAATGTGATGCCTGTTAAGCCGGAACGCCTCATCGGTTGGGTTAATGATCGGGCGGACTATGCAAAAGTCTTACCGCCAGCAAAGTTGGAATTGCGTTTCAAGGATCCGGAATCCATGCGATTGGCTTTAGAGAACACTGCAGAAGAGTTGAGCATGCTTCTTGAGTCTGCAAACACAAAACTGCAGTAA
- the glyS gene encoding glycine--tRNA ligase subunit beta, with amino-acid sequence MAEFILEIGTEEMPARFVPKLAAELKETFAKLLDEAMVENGGVATYATPRRITAHVATIADTQRQEEETVTGPPTRIAYDEEGNLTKAGAGFAKTQGVDEADLFKMDTGKGEYLAARKVVGGGKTFEILPEICLKAISVLSFPKKMRWGNYDYAFGRPLRWLLALLDADVVEFSIENMTAGRTTRGHRVMGHGPHTVNSTADYFSIIENDCNVVIDPEVRKQTIVEEGNRLAKELGGEIVWTNGLLEEVANLVEFPMPIIGDIDDLYLELPREVLLTSMQSHQKSFGVQGPDGKLMPHFLTTLNLEPTDVALVKKGWERVLKARLEDARFFWEADTKVKFQTWLDKLENVVFLGPLGSVGDKARRIEILCGKLAEKLGESKSILPGEIEKYAEAGRLSKADLVSEMVIEFDSLQGKMGGIYAERAGKSEIVSRGIYEQYLPAGPETPVPSSLSGALVSMADKVDTMAGCFGLGKKPTGANDPYALRRCALGIARIIMEHELDIDLKVFIKAAQDAYSKDIKWKVEQDESFVNLLDFFGQRLRAYFTGMGFDTRAVDAALSADFNDIRTLKVRLEALSDFTKEEDFEQAVLTFKRAANIIRKQGDEAGQELSGAYSPELFEGDAEAAFGTKLEEMAPRFDDLWESNDFAGLMGLLRELRPTVDAFFDNVMVMCDDVDVRLNRLNLLKALVDKLGRLADFNALQV; translated from the coding sequence ATGGCCGAATTCATACTGGAAATCGGAACCGAGGAAATGCCTGCTCGCTTTGTGCCGAAGCTGGCTGCGGAACTTAAAGAGACCTTTGCCAAGTTGCTGGATGAAGCCATGGTGGAGAATGGTGGAGTGGCCACTTATGCCACGCCACGTCGCATCACCGCGCATGTAGCCACCATTGCTGACACACAGCGTCAGGAAGAGGAGACCGTCACAGGCCCGCCTACTCGCATTGCCTATGATGAAGAGGGCAACTTGACCAAAGCTGGCGCTGGTTTTGCGAAGACCCAGGGTGTCGATGAAGCCGATCTGTTTAAGATGGACACCGGTAAAGGGGAATACTTGGCAGCTAGGAAGGTTGTCGGTGGTGGCAAGACTTTTGAGATTCTCCCGGAAATTTGCCTCAAGGCTATTTCCGTTCTTTCCTTCCCTAAGAAGATGCGCTGGGGCAATTATGACTACGCCTTCGGTCGTCCGCTACGTTGGCTGCTGGCATTGCTGGATGCCGATGTCGTGGAATTCTCCATTGAGAACATGACTGCAGGGCGCACTACCCGTGGCCATCGCGTTATGGGACATGGTCCGCATACCGTCAATTCTACTGCTGATTATTTTTCTATCATTGAGAATGACTGCAACGTTGTCATTGACCCTGAGGTTCGCAAGCAGACCATCGTGGAAGAGGGCAACCGCCTCGCCAAAGAATTGGGGGGCGAAATTGTCTGGACTAACGGTTTGCTGGAAGAAGTCGCCAACCTTGTTGAATTTCCCATGCCGATCATCGGTGATATCGATGACCTCTATCTTGAACTGCCTCGTGAGGTTCTGCTGACCTCCATGCAGTCTCATCAGAAGTCCTTTGGTGTGCAGGGACCTGATGGCAAACTTATGCCGCACTTCTTGACAACCCTCAATTTGGAACCCACTGATGTGGCTCTGGTTAAGAAAGGGTGGGAGCGAGTGCTTAAGGCTCGCCTTGAGGATGCACGCTTCTTCTGGGAAGCTGATACTAAGGTTAAATTCCAGACTTGGCTCGATAAGCTCGAAAATGTGGTCTTCCTTGGTCCATTGGGCTCAGTGGGCGACAAGGCCCGTCGTATTGAGATCCTGTGTGGCAAGCTTGCTGAAAAGCTGGGTGAATCCAAGTCTATTTTGCCTGGCGAGATTGAAAAGTACGCCGAGGCCGGACGTCTTTCTAAGGCGGATCTCGTTTCCGAGATGGTTATCGAGTTTGATTCCTTGCAAGGTAAGATGGGTGGTATTTACGCTGAACGCGCTGGAAAGAGTGAGATTGTTTCGCGCGGTATCTACGAACAGTACCTGCCTGCTGGTCCAGAGACTCCGGTGCCGTCCAGTCTTTCTGGTGCACTTGTATCCATGGCCGATAAGGTCGACACAATGGCTGGATGCTTTGGTCTGGGTAAAAAGCCTACCGGAGCCAACGATCCATATGCGCTCCGCCGCTGTGCTCTTGGTATCGCCCGTATCATCATGGAACATGAGCTGGATATCGACCTGAAGGTTTTTATCAAGGCCGCCCAAGACGCATACAGCAAAGATATCAAGTGGAAGGTTGAGCAGGATGAATCTTTCGTCAACCTGTTGGATTTCTTTGGGCAACGTCTCCGTGCCTACTTCACAGGCATGGGCTTTGACACCCGTGCTGTTGATGCAGCTCTGAGTGCAGACTTCAATGATATTCGTACCCTCAAAGTTCGCCTTGAAGCGTTGTCCGATTTCACTAAAGAAGAGGATTTTGAACAGGCCGTACTGACTTTTAAACGTGCTGCCAACATCATTCGCAAGCAGGGCGATGAGGCAGGTCAGGAGCTGTCAGGGGCCTATTCTCCTGAGCTTTTCGAGGGAGATGCTGAAGCCGCGTTTGGTACAAAGTTGGAGGAGATGGCTCCTCGTTTTGACGATCTGTGGGAGAGCAATGATTTTGCCGGCCTGATGGGGCTCCTGCGCGAACTTCGTCCAACCGTAGATGCTTTTTTCGATAATGTTATGGTCATGTGCGATGACGTGGATGTCCGTTTGAATCGATTGAATCTGCTTAAGGCTCTGGTAGATAAGCTGGGCCGTCTTGCCGATTTCAATGCGTTGCAAGTTTAG
- a CDS encoding chemotaxis protein CheW gives MSVEAEDMVDVDEVEVDQKLIQLVTFSIGEEEFGVNILQVQEIIRTMEITNVPRAPEFVEGVINLRGKVIPIVDMRSRFGLESKEHDKYTRIIVIEIDMIIVGFVVDSVSEVLRLPASQVQPPPPVVAGMDSEYIDGVGKLDDRLLILLDLDSLLDNEEVEALTGV, from the coding sequence ATGAGCGTCGAAGCCGAAGATATGGTGGATGTTGATGAGGTAGAAGTTGACCAAAAATTGATTCAACTGGTCACTTTCAGCATTGGCGAAGAAGAATTCGGAGTCAATATTCTTCAGGTGCAGGAAATTATCCGGACCATGGAGATCACCAATGTGCCACGAGCTCCTGAGTTTGTTGAGGGGGTCATAAATCTGCGCGGAAAGGTCATTCCTATTGTTGATATGCGCAGTCGTTTTGGGTTGGAGTCAAAAGAGCATGACAAGTATACACGTATTATTGTCATCGAAATCGATATGATCATTGTTGGCTTTGTGGTTGACTCTGTCTCAGAGGTACTTAGATTGCCAGCAAGCCAAGTTCAGCCGCCGCCTCCTGTCGTAGCCGGCATGGATTCTGAGTATATTGACGGCGTGGGCAAGCTGGACGACAGGTTGCTTATTTTGCTCGATCTTGATTCTCTTCTCGACAATGAAGAAGTGGAAGCCCTGACTGGCGTCTAG
- a CDS encoding peptidylprolyl isomerase, whose translation MLRKVLILVAILLVFGCSNEADDMGIIARVNGDPIYLSQLEFQHDQFQADTAGTYVPSVEKLRGEYGDILTDLIVQELVLQELAKRELPVTEHELLKAEEVVRADYPEGAFDQMLVEEYIDLKAWRKQLKNHLGMKKFFQQVLRPKIKIDYKEAQQYYREHISDFYLPESLRILVVRGPSRELVGRAVEKYMEEHDSGNLATAFGEVEAREVVVREGRLSAAWKNAISGLEPGQSSGVLTDRFGFEALVLLERSPAKVLAPAQAYPLVEKALLEIKLRDAFETWLAESVIIAKISVSSHLLTEAAENVASPIADDADSKTMKDVNLNATDS comes from the coding sequence ATGTTGCGCAAGGTTTTAATATTGGTTGCTATTCTTCTTGTTTTTGGCTGTTCAAATGAAGCTGATGACATGGGTATCATTGCTCGAGTGAATGGTGACCCAATTTATCTTTCTCAGTTAGAATTTCAGCATGATCAGTTTCAGGCAGACACAGCAGGTACGTACGTACCAAGTGTGGAGAAGCTAAGGGGTGAGTATGGTGATATCCTAACTGATCTTATTGTTCAGGAGTTAGTATTACAAGAGTTGGCGAAACGAGAATTGCCTGTGACTGAGCATGAGTTACTCAAAGCAGAAGAGGTAGTAAGGGCCGACTATCCTGAGGGCGCCTTCGATCAGATGCTAGTTGAGGAATATATTGACCTTAAAGCTTGGCGCAAACAGCTCAAGAATCATTTGGGTATGAAAAAATTCTTCCAGCAAGTGCTTAGGCCAAAGATCAAGATTGATTACAAAGAAGCGCAGCAATATTACCGTGAACATATCTCCGATTTTTATTTGCCAGAAAGTTTGCGCATTCTTGTAGTTCGGGGGCCAAGTCGAGAATTAGTTGGTAGGGCTGTTGAAAAATATATGGAAGAGCATGACTCGGGAAATCTTGCAACAGCCTTTGGCGAAGTTGAAGCCCGCGAGGTTGTTGTACGGGAGGGCCGACTGTCCGCTGCTTGGAAGAATGCCATTTCAGGTCTTGAGCCAGGGCAATCCAGTGGTGTGTTGACCGATCGTTTTGGTTTTGAAGCTCTCGTGTTGTTGGAACGGAGTCCGGCTAAAGTGTTGGCTCCAGCACAGGCGTATCCTCTAGTGGAGAAGGCGCTTTTGGAAATTAAATTGCGTGACGCTTTCGAAACGTGGTTGGCAGAAAGTGTGATAATTGCAAAGATTTCAGTCAGCAGTCACCTCTTGACAGAAGCTGCAGAGAATGTGGCGTCGCCGATTGCCGATGATGCTGATAGCAAAACGATGAAAGACGTTAACTTAAATGCGACTGATAGCTAA
- the recO gene encoding DNA repair protein RecO — protein MNATEKALVLKVGRFREADVWVRLLTPTRGVFNAFAFGGSRSRRRFVGCLDPLSHVLFTIGTSKRGDYTVLEEGALLHNFPEIRKDSLRTGIAVNCVKFVEAVEVEPSDSAPAYELLLETLMMLELGGGSTDFVPWLFRAKLAFDMGFTPDFLVCGACGMPVGMENGYQFGVEKGQVACASCLSVGKPLQGLARPISTGVLRSLDWIQQSRPSDWAKVAMDAEVRRQTSQLVELFVAYHLGLSWDNGMYKKV, from the coding sequence ATGAATGCCACGGAAAAGGCCCTTGTATTAAAGGTCGGGCGTTTTCGCGAGGCGGATGTTTGGGTTCGCCTTCTTACTCCTACTAGAGGCGTGTTCAACGCCTTTGCTTTTGGTGGCAGTCGCAGTCGTCGTCGCTTCGTTGGCTGTCTTGATCCTCTCAGCCACGTCCTTTTCACAATTGGTACTAGCAAACGAGGCGATTATACGGTCCTTGAAGAAGGGGCATTGCTTCATAATTTTCCTGAAATTCGAAAGGATTCCCTTCGCACTGGTATTGCTGTCAATTGCGTCAAGTTTGTTGAAGCTGTGGAAGTGGAACCGTCGGATAGTGCTCCCGCTTACGAACTTTTGCTAGAGACATTAATGATGCTGGAATTGGGGGGTGGCAGTACAGACTTCGTCCCATGGCTTTTCAGGGCTAAGCTAGCTTTTGATATGGGGTTTACACCGGACTTTTTAGTGTGTGGGGCATGTGGCATGCCAGTGGGCATGGAAAACGGGTATCAATTTGGTGTCGAAAAGGGGCAGGTTGCCTGTGCCTCTTGTCTTTCGGTCGGGAAACCGTTACAGGGTCTTGCTCGACCAATTTCTACTGGCGTGTTGCGTTCACTCGATTGGATTCAGCAAAGTCGGCCCTCAGATTGGGCCAAAGTTGCCATGGACGCGGAGGTGCGCCGGCAAACCAGCCAGTTGGTCGAACTGTTCGTTGCCTATCACCTGGGTTTGTCCTGGGATAATGGTATGTATAAAAAGGTATGA
- a CDS encoding helix-turn-helix domain-containing protein has product MNFQEMGDALRKERERKGLTIELVMEATKISRTNIVAMESGDKAALPHPVYAKGFVKSYARYLGLDSDEMAMVVDREYQDEADGPEEKIYEVSPAAEKAFQEGDSPEVKRRSIWPLVLVLVVLVGVVVLLVMNFKAKNDNEIASSAPAIEQVDEVDVPDSPIAENEAYEVESSQEDAQVDSVVEGTTVKDGEVVEDEVSQVEDSAESEMPQAASEVEIESAAGSQSESQPELSAITPDESTPEVTRQEKQKYDHMLVIRATTEKGCWIGVWRGDETKMARDFVLKQGEPLRLMFNSPRRIRIGNVAGVTVTYNGTPYALDNTQGNIQTLRFGME; this is encoded by the coding sequence ATGAATTTTCAGGAAATGGGTGATGCTCTTCGGAAAGAGCGTGAACGGAAAGGGTTAACTATTGAATTGGTTATGGAAGCGACCAAGATAAGCCGAACTAATATTGTTGCCATGGAAAGTGGCGACAAGGCGGCCTTACCCCATCCTGTTTATGCCAAAGGTTTCGTGAAAAGTTATGCGCGTTATCTTGGTTTAGATTCTGATGAAATGGCTATGGTCGTGGATCGTGAGTATCAAGATGAGGCTGATGGACCTGAAGAAAAAATTTATGAAGTATCTCCTGCGGCTGAAAAAGCTTTTCAGGAGGGAGATTCTCCTGAAGTTAAGCGACGTTCCATTTGGCCTTTGGTGCTCGTACTTGTTGTACTTGTCGGTGTAGTCGTCTTGTTGGTGATGAATTTTAAGGCCAAGAATGACAATGAGATTGCATCAAGTGCACCTGCTATAGAGCAGGTTGATGAAGTTGATGTGCCTGATTCGCCTATAGCAGAGAATGAAGCTTATGAAGTTGAATCTTCTCAAGAAGATGCGCAGGTTGATTCGGTTGTAGAAGGTACGACTGTGAAGGACGGGGAGGTTGTTGAAGATGAGGTGTCTCAAGTAGAAGACTCAGCCGAGTCAGAGATGCCTCAGGCAGCTTCTGAGGTAGAAATTGAATCGGCTGCAGGTTCTCAGTCTGAGTCTCAGCCTGAACTCTCAGCGATTACTCCTGATGAATCAACGCCTGAAGTGACAAGGCAAGAAAAGCAGAAGTATGATCATATGCTGGTCATTCGTGCAACTACTGAAAAGGGATGCTGGATTGGCGTGTGGCGCGGAGATGAAACCAAGATGGCGCGAGATTTCGTGCTCAAGCAGGGTGAGCCTTTACGTCTTATGTTTAATAGCCCTCGTCGTATTCGCATTGGCAATGTTGCAGGTGTAACCGTAACGTACAATGGTACCCCATACGCATTGGATAATACTCAGGGTAACATTCAGACTCTCCGGTTTGGCATGGAGTAG
- the glyQ gene encoding glycine--tRNA ligase subunit alpha codes for MNFQNVILTLQDFWSKYGCAVVQPMDIECGAGTFNPSTFFRVIGPEPWKTAYVEPSRRPTDGRYGENPNRLQHYYQFQVILKPSPDNIQELYLESLSALGIDAKAHDIRFVEDDWESPTLGAWGLGWEVWLNGMEVTQFTYFQQVGGIDLKPVSVEITYGLERICMYLQEKESVYDLKWNDEITYGNVFHQNEVEMSKYNFELSNADMLFDLFNKYEAECLNLCEEGLPWPAYDCCLKCSHSFNMLDARGAISITERATYIGRVRNLASKIARLYADQREEMGYPMLKK; via the coding sequence ATGAATTTTCAGAATGTTATTTTAACACTTCAGGATTTTTGGTCCAAATACGGCTGCGCTGTTGTGCAGCCTATGGACATTGAGTGTGGTGCGGGTACTTTCAATCCGTCAACCTTTTTCCGTGTGATCGGTCCCGAGCCGTGGAAGACAGCTTACGTGGAACCATCCCGACGTCCTACTGATGGTCGGTACGGTGAAAATCCAAATCGCTTGCAGCATTACTACCAGTTCCAGGTTATCCTGAAGCCGTCTCCGGACAATATCCAGGAACTCTACCTAGAATCATTGTCTGCACTTGGTATTGATGCCAAGGCTCATGACATTCGTTTTGTTGAGGATGACTGGGAATCTCCGACTCTTGGAGCATGGGGGCTTGGTTGGGAAGTATGGCTCAACGGTATGGAAGTAACCCAGTTTACCTACTTTCAGCAGGTTGGTGGCATCGATCTCAAGCCTGTGTCCGTGGAAATCACTTACGGACTTGAGCGCATCTGCATGTACTTGCAGGAGAAGGAGTCTGTCTACGATTTGAAGTGGAATGACGAGATCACCTACGGTAATGTCTTCCATCAGAACGAAGTGGAGATGTCCAAGTACAACTTTGAGCTTTCCAACGCAGATATGCTGTTTGACCTCTTCAACAAATATGAGGCCGAATGCCTTAATCTCTGTGAAGAAGGTTTGCCCTGGCCTGCATACGACTGCTGCCTGAAGTGCTCCCATTCTTTCAACATGCTGGATGCCCGCGGTGCCATTTCCATCACCGAGCGCGCTACATATATTGGTCGTGTCCGTAATTTGGCGTCCAAGATCGCCCGTCTCTACGCAGATCAGCGTGAGGAAATGGGCTACCCCATGTTGAAGAAATAG